A region from the Desulfitobacterium dehalogenans ATCC 51507 genome encodes:
- the gltB gene encoding glutamate synthase large subunit: MQNYGLPQKQGLYDPALEHDACGMGFVVSIKGETSHEIIDEALTVLENLNHRGASGADENTGDGAGILVQIPHAFFQRECEVLGFALPEKGNYGVGMIFAHRYADFRETQMETFARIVGEEGQKILGWREVPIDKSTIGESAQAVMPRFIQVFIEKDPLLTDIMDFERKLYAIRKRAEKIILPMCEDKGGTFYVASLSAKTIVYKGMLTAEQLRHFYLDLSDLDFVSALAMVHSRFSTNTFPSWERAHPNRYIVHNGEINTIRGNVNWMRARQKGIESPLFEDIGKVYPIVDESGSDSAMFDNSLEFLHLTGRYLPHAVMMMIPEPWENNDFMPKEKRDFYAYNSFLMEPWDGPAAMGFTDGVVIGGVLDRNGLRPSRYYVTKDDKVILASEVGVIDIKPENVQYKGRLEPGKMLLIDTQAQKIISDEELKAGVARKNPYGEWIEKHIVKLSSLPEAARMERRAESVGIVEEPKESRDQGQLIQQQKAFGYTFEDITKTIQPMALEGGDPVGAMGMDSPLAVLSEKPQMLYLYFKQLFAQVTNPPIDGIREEIVTSCTMLLGNSGNLLDPDQENTASLFLEHPILTNEQLNTIKHLQHGQFKAVTLSMLYPVGGGSKAMERALERLFKEADKVIAEGANIIILSDRGVDKEQAAIPALLASSGLHHHLIRKEIRTNLGIVLESAEPREVHHFCTLVGYGVTAVNPYLAYETVEDLAAKGLLDGLTAQEGIKNFIKASVKGMLKVLTKMGISTMHSYHGAQIFEAVGLRKDLIDKYFTMTPSRLEGIGLEEIALENQMRHESAYDENSLYADSLEVGGYFQCKEDGEKHLYNPETIYLIQRACREGNYALFKEYTKKINEEEVYTLRHLLDFNYNAGDTIPIEEVESVDSIVKRFKTGAMSYGSISKEAHEALAIAMNRLGGKSNTGEGGEDPERFKVLSHCGGEGKDALGNGDSKNSAIKQVASGRFGVTSHYLVNAQEIQIKMAQGAKPGEGGQLPGRKVYPWVAKTRHSTPGVDLISPPPHHDIYSIEDLAELIHDLKNANRDARINVKLVSEVGVGTIAAGVAKGKADVILISGYDGGTGASPRTSIRNAGLPWELGLAETHQTLVLNKLRDRVVVETDGKLLSGRDVVIAAMLGAEEFGFATTPLIALGCVMMRVCNLNTCPVGIATQDEELRKNFTGKPEHVENFMRFIAQEMREIMAKLGFRTINEMVGRTDRLKSKETIKHWKASQLDLSQILYQPYAGSDVSRYNTQTQKHLLEKSLDMKKLLRVCQPALENQKPIRAKLKINNVDRVVGTIIGSEISKRYGEQGLPEDTIKLTFVGSAGQSFGAFVPKGLTLELEGDSNDYLGKGLSGGKIAVYPPRTADFVPEENILIGNVAFYGATSGEAYINGIAGERFCVRNSGVHAVVEGVGDHGCEYMTGGKVVILGKTGRNFAAGMSGGVAYILDFDENYCNQSMVLLENIQSEAELNEVKEMIRKHVEYTHSPQGGKILADWERYATRFTKVIPKDYKRMLANIDKAFQDGYSGDEALMAAFAEHFKTSEAAK, from the coding sequence ATGCAAAATTACGGTCTGCCGCAAAAACAGGGTCTTTACGACCCGGCATTAGAACATGATGCCTGCGGTATGGGATTTGTGGTCAGCATCAAAGGTGAAACGTCCCATGAGATTATAGATGAAGCTCTAACGGTACTGGAGAATCTAAATCATAGGGGGGCCAGCGGAGCGGATGAAAACACAGGGGACGGCGCAGGGATTCTGGTCCAGATTCCCCATGCTTTTTTTCAGCGGGAATGTGAGGTGCTGGGATTCGCACTGCCGGAAAAGGGAAATTACGGGGTAGGAATGATTTTTGCACATCGTTATGCTGACTTTAGAGAAACCCAGATGGAGACCTTCGCAAGGATTGTAGGGGAGGAAGGTCAGAAGATTCTCGGGTGGAGAGAAGTCCCCATCGATAAAAGTACCATCGGAGAAAGTGCTCAAGCAGTGATGCCCCGCTTTATTCAAGTGTTCATCGAGAAGGACCCCCTGCTTACGGATATCATGGACTTTGAAAGAAAGCTCTATGCCATTCGCAAAAGAGCGGAAAAAATCATTCTGCCTATGTGTGAGGATAAGGGCGGTACCTTCTATGTGGCCAGTCTGTCCGCCAAGACCATCGTCTACAAGGGGATGCTGACGGCGGAGCAGCTGCGTCATTTTTATCTGGATCTATCCGATTTGGATTTCGTCTCGGCCTTGGCGATGGTTCATTCCCGCTTCAGCACCAACACTTTTCCCAGCTGGGAAAGAGCTCACCCGAACCGCTATATCGTCCATAATGGGGAGATCAATACCATCCGGGGGAATGTGAACTGGATGAGAGCCCGGCAGAAAGGCATCGAATCTCCTTTATTTGAGGATATAGGCAAAGTCTATCCCATTGTGGATGAATCCGGCAGTGATTCCGCTATGTTCGACAACAGCTTGGAGTTCCTGCACCTGACCGGAAGATATCTTCCCCATGCGGTGATGATGATGATTCCTGAACCTTGGGAAAACAACGACTTCATGCCTAAGGAGAAAAGGGATTTTTATGCTTACAACAGTTTTTTAATGGAACCCTGGGACGGTCCCGCCGCTATGGGCTTTACCGATGGAGTGGTGATCGGCGGGGTACTGGACCGCAATGGGCTGCGCCCTTCCCGCTATTATGTCACCAAGGATGATAAGGTCATTCTGGCTTCCGAAGTGGGAGTTATCGATATCAAGCCGGAGAATGTTCAATACAAAGGCCGTTTGGAGCCCGGAAAAATGCTGCTCATTGACACTCAGGCCCAAAAGATCATCTCCGACGAGGAGCTGAAAGCCGGCGTAGCCCGGAAAAATCCCTACGGTGAGTGGATTGAGAAGCACATCGTGAAGCTCAGCAGTTTACCTGAGGCAGCCCGGATGGAGCGGAGAGCTGAGTCAGTTGGGATAGTTGAGGAACCGAAAGAAAGCAGAGATCAGGGGCAGCTGATTCAGCAGCAAAAAGCCTTCGGCTATACTTTTGAAGATATTACGAAAACCATCCAACCTATGGCGTTAGAGGGTGGTGATCCTGTGGGAGCCATGGGTATGGACTCTCCGTTAGCGGTCTTGTCGGAAAAACCGCAGATGCTTTATTTGTATTTCAAACAGCTTTTTGCCCAGGTAACGAACCCTCCTATCGATGGCATCCGGGAAGAAATCGTCACGTCCTGCACGATGCTCCTGGGTAATTCCGGAAACCTGCTGGACCCCGACCAGGAGAATACGGCATCCCTTTTCCTGGAGCATCCCATTCTGACCAATGAACAGCTTAACACGATTAAACATTTGCAGCATGGACAGTTTAAAGCCGTGACCTTATCCATGCTTTATCCTGTAGGGGGCGGCTCGAAGGCTATGGAGCGGGCTTTGGAGCGGCTCTTCAAAGAAGCGGATAAGGTGATTGCTGAAGGAGCCAATATCATCATTCTCTCCGACCGGGGAGTGGATAAGGAGCAGGCGGCCATTCCGGCTCTCCTGGCTTCTTCAGGCCTTCACCACCACCTGATCCGCAAAGAAATCCGCACGAACCTGGGTATTGTGCTGGAATCCGCAGAACCCCGGGAAGTTCATCACTTCTGTACTTTAGTGGGTTATGGAGTCACTGCGGTTAATCCTTATCTGGCCTATGAGACCGTTGAAGATCTGGCGGCTAAGGGCCTCCTTGATGGACTGACCGCCCAGGAAGGGATCAAGAACTTCATTAAAGCTTCGGTGAAGGGAATGCTTAAAGTTCTCACCAAGATGGGGATCTCCACCATGCACAGCTACCATGGGGCCCAAATCTTTGAAGCGGTGGGGTTGCGGAAGGACTTGATCGACAAATATTTCACCATGACTCCCTCCCGTCTGGAAGGGATCGGTCTGGAAGAGATTGCCCTGGAGAACCAAATGCGCCATGAAAGCGCCTACGATGAGAACTCCCTTTATGCAGACAGTCTGGAGGTAGGCGGTTACTTCCAATGTAAGGAAGATGGAGAAAAGCATCTTTATAATCCGGAGACCATCTATCTGATCCAAAGGGCCTGCCGGGAAGGCAATTATGCCCTCTTTAAAGAGTACACCAAAAAGATCAATGAAGAAGAAGTCTATACCTTAAGACATCTTTTGGACTTCAACTATAATGCCGGAGATACCATCCCCATCGAAGAAGTGGAGTCCGTGGATTCCATCGTCAAGCGCTTTAAAACCGGGGCTATGTCCTATGGCTCCATCAGCAAGGAAGCTCATGAAGCTTTGGCTATTGCCATGAACCGGCTGGGGGGCAAGAGCAATACCGGTGAAGGCGGGGAAGACCCGGAGCGGTTCAAGGTGTTGTCTCATTGTGGAGGAGAGGGTAAGGATGCCTTGGGGAATGGGGACAGCAAAAACAGTGCCATTAAGCAGGTGGCTTCCGGACGCTTCGGTGTCACCAGTCATTATCTGGTCAATGCCCAGGAGATTCAGATCAAGATGGCTCAGGGAGCCAAGCCCGGCGAAGGGGGACAGCTGCCGGGACGTAAGGTTTATCCCTGGGTGGCTAAGACCCGGCACTCCACACCAGGTGTGGACCTGATTTCTCCCCCTCCTCATCATGATATTTACTCCATCGAAGATTTGGCGGAGCTGATCCATGACCTGAAGAATGCCAACCGGGATGCCCGTATTAACGTCAAATTGGTATCTGAAGTAGGAGTCGGCACCATTGCCGCCGGAGTAGCCAAAGGAAAGGCCGATGTGATTCTGATCAGCGGTTATGACGGAGGGACAGGAGCCTCGCCCCGAACCAGTATCCGCAATGCGGGACTGCCCTGGGAGCTGGGCTTAGCCGAAACTCATCAGACTCTGGTCCTCAATAAACTGAGAGATCGGGTGGTGGTGGAAACAGACGGCAAGCTTTTGTCAGGACGTGATGTGGTCATCGCCGCCATGCTGGGGGCTGAAGAATTCGGCTTTGCCACCACTCCTCTGATCGCTTTGGGCTGTGTCATGATGCGGGTCTGCAACCTGAATACCTGTCCTGTGGGCATCGCTACCCAGGATGAGGAACTAAGAAAGAACTTCACAGGCAAGCCTGAGCATGTAGAAAACTTCATGCGCTTTATCGCCCAGGAAATGCGGGAAATCATGGCCAAGCTGGGCTTCCGAACCATCAATGAAATGGTTGGCCGTACCGACCGCCTGAAAAGCAAAGAGACGATTAAGCACTGGAAAGCATCCCAGCTGGATCTTTCCCAGATTCTCTATCAGCCTTATGCCGGTTCTGATGTAAGCCGCTATAACACCCAAACCCAAAAACACCTGCTGGAAAAATCCCTGGATATGAAAAAGCTCCTGCGGGTTTGTCAGCCTGCTTTAGAAAACCAAAAGCCGATCCGTGCCAAATTGAAAATCAACAATGTGGATCGTGTCGTGGGGACCATCATCGGCAGTGAAATCTCCAAACGCTATGGGGAACAAGGATTGCCTGAAGATACCATTAAACTGACCTTTGTGGGCTCAGCCGGTCAAAGCTTCGGGGCCTTTGTCCCAAAGGGACTGACTCTAGAGCTGGAAGGGGACTCCAACGATTATCTGGGCAAAGGACTTTCCGGCGGTAAAATCGCCGTTTACCCACCCAGGACTGCGGATTTTGTTCCTGAAGAGAATATTCTGATCGGCAATGTAGCCTTCTATGGAGCAACCTCAGGGGAAGCCTATATCAATGGGATTGCGGGGGAACGCTTCTGCGTCAGAAACAGTGGCGTTCATGCAGTAGTAGAAGGTGTAGGGGATCATGGCTGTGAATATATGACCGGCGGCAAAGTGGTCATCCTGGGTAAGACAGGACGGAACTTTGCAGCGGGAATGTCCGGCGGGGTAGCTTATATCCTGGATTTTGATGAGAATTATTGCAATCAATCCATGGTGCTTTTGGAAAACATCCAATCCGAAGCCGAACTTAATGAAGTCAAGGAAATGATCCGCAAGCATGTGGAGTATACCCATAGTCCCCAGGGAGGAAAAATTCTCGCGGATTGGGAACGCTATGCAACCCGGTTTACCAAAGTGATTCCCAAGGACTACAAGCGGATGCTGGCCAATATCGATAAGGCTTTCCAAGACGGATACTCAGGGGATGAAGCGCTGATGGCAGCCT